The Oecophyllibacter saccharovorans sequence CCGGAATGGTCATGCATGAAGTTGGGCGCAATGCCGACATTGACCGCGTAGAGCGGGAAATACATCAGCGTGCCCATGTGGTATTTGCGGGCATTCTGTATGTAGTCGAGAACGAGTTTTTCGCTCTGGTCCTCTCCGTCGCCATTGACCCAGTGCTGCTCGGGCACCCAGGGATAATGCCAGCGATAGAGGATGTTGTAGAGCTGGAGATTGTTGCAGTGCCAGGCATTGAAACCGTGGACATTCTCGTCAGGCGGCGTTTTGACGACCGGCGGCGCGTTGCCCCATCTGGTCCAGGTTGCGGTGACCCAGCACTGGCGCGGATAGGTCGCCCAATCGGGTGAGACATCAATGGCACCTGCCTGCCGGTCCGCTTCATGGCCCTGCGTGTCGGTCAGGGAAAGATCCAGGTAATAGCCCTGCCAGTCAGGCAGGCCGCGGGTGGAGAGCGGCAGGTCCATCTGGCGCGTCTCGCCAGGCGCCAGGCTTGCGACCGGCAGGGTGCTTTCCGGGCCGACTTTAACCCCGCGTCCGCTCATCTGGGTGTGCAATGTGCCTGTGAAGGGATGGTCAAGCCGGTTGTGCAGGGTGATCTGCAGGGTGACCGGCTGGCCGGAAGCATAATGGGAAATGTCGGTGTTGACGCTCTCCAGCAGCGGCCCGGTCAGCCGGGGGCCGGGCTGCGGCAGGGCTGTTGGCTGTGTCTGTGCCGACGGCGTTTCTGTTGCCTGCGTTTCTGTGGCAGTGGTCGCACAGGCCGCGAAACCGGCGAGCAGGAGGAAACCCAGTGGAGGCTTCATTGAATATTTATGAAATTTCAACAGATATTTCATCTTTGGTTATAATCCCTCCGGATATTTGGAAAATACAGAAAAAATCTTGTGCAAACTCATAGCCCATTATTCTGCATTCTGCCCAGCCAAGTCGAAGGGAGAATGACGGAAAGACGAACAAGGATCTTCAGGAGGGCAAAACGGAAAGAGAGCTTGGTCGGTGGCGGGCGATAGCCTATAAGGCAGGGTGAGATTCTCGTTCGCATTTTCTCTCAAGGCCATGTCCGTATGATCGCAGCCCACTCCAGTTCTGCCGTTTCGCCGGTCGTGCCGGTCATTCTGTCCGGCGGGGTGGGCACGCGGCTGTGGCCGGTTTCGCGCGAGAGCTTTCCCAAACAGTTCTGGCCCCTGCTGAGCGAGAAGACGCTCCTGCAGGAAACCGCCCTGCGCAGCCACAAGGCCGGGCTGGAGGCCCCGCTGGTGGTCTGCAATGAAGAGCACCGTTTCGTGGTGGCGGAACAGCTGCAGGATGTGGGGATCACCGAGCGCCGGATCGTGCTGGAGCCCATGGCGCGCAATTCAGCGCCTGCCATCGCTGCGGCCGCCTTTCTTGTGGCGGAAAAAGATCCCGAGGCCGTCCTGTGGGTGATGGCGGCTGATGCGGCCATCAAGGACCAGGAAAAGCTCGAAGCGGCGCTGGAAAAAGCGGTGACTGTGGCCCGCGACGGGCACGTTGCCACATTCGGCATGAAGCCGACACGGCCTGAAACGGGGTATGGTTACATTGAGCGTGGCGAGGAGCTGGCCGGGGTGCCCGGCAGTTACCGCGTGTCGCATTTCCATGAAAAGCCCGAAAGCGCTGTGGCCGCCGAGCTGTGGCAGCGCCCTGAATATTACTGGAATTCAGGCATGTTCGTGGTGCGGGCCGATGTCTTTCTCCAGGAGCTCAAGGCACACGCGCCTGAGATCTACACGGCTGTGGAGAAGGCCGTGGCCGGGCAGAAGCGGGAGCGGGATTTCATCCGCCTTGATGGAGAGGCCTTTGCCGCATCGCCTGAGATATCGGTCGATCACGCCATTGCCGAGCGCACTTCGCGCGCCGCTGTCGTGCCCGGTGACTTCGGCTGGTCGGATGTGGGAAGCTGGGATGCCGTCTGGGAGCTGCAGGACAAGGATGCGCAGGGCAATGTCGCCACCGGCAACGCCTATCTGGAAGACACCAAGAACTGCTATGTCCGCTCGGACGGCATCGTTACGACGCTGACCGGCGTTGAGGATCTGGTCGTGGTCGTCACGACCGATGCGGTGATGATCTCCCACCGCGACCGTGCGCAGGATGTCAAAAAGATCGTCAAGCACCTCAAGGCGGAGGGGCTGCCTGAAGCCACGCGCCACCGGCGCATGTACCGGCCCTGGGGCTTTTATGAAGGCCTGATTGCCGGCGAGCGCTTCCAGGTCAAGAGAATCGTGGTGCATCCGGGCGGGAAGCTCTCGCTGCAGAAGCATTTCCACCGTGCCGAGCACTGGGTGGTGGTCGAAGGCACAGCCCTGGTCCAGCGCGATGAGGAAGAGCTCCTGCTGCGCGAAAACGAGAGTGTCTACCTGCCCTTGGGCTCGGTGCACCGCCTGGAAAATCCGGGCCGCATCCCCCTGAGCCTGATCGAGGTGCAGTCAGGGCCTTATCTGGGCGAGGATGATATCGTGCGTTTCGATGACATATATTCGAGGTAACCTGAACCGGTTTTCCGGCAGCGCCCTGAAATTGGGTCTATAATCATGATGTTTCAGGCGGACAGGGCCCTTTGGGCGAGGATGGACGGAAGATGACGCGTTTTGCACCAGGTGGCAGAAAATACCGGACTGATCCGCCGATCCGCATTTTCCAGAACAGGTTTCTGGAAAGCTTCACCCTGACGCCTTTCCGGGTTTTCTTCGCCTGCTGGCTGGTGATCCTGTGCCTGGCCTTCTGGCTGGCGGGCACGCAGGCGCTTTCCTGGCCTTCTCTTGTGCTGTGGTCGGTGGTGGGGTTCCTGATCTGGTTTCCGTGCGAATACGTCGTGCACCGTTACCCGTTTCACTGGCAGCCCAACCATCCGGCCCTGAGCCGGCTGGTCTATGTCATTCACGGCAACCACCACATCCAGCCCAACCACCCGCTGCGCACGCTGATGCCGGTGGTGGTCTCGCTGCCGATCGGCCTCGGCCTGCTGGCGCTTTTCACGGCCCTGATCGGCAGCGCGCGCGGCTGCAGCCTGTGGGCGGGGTTCCTGCTGGGCTACGTGGTGTATGACACCGTGCATTACGCCTGCCACAACTGGCCCATGCGCCGCGGCATCGCCCGCTGGGTGCGGCGCCACCACATGCTGCACCACTACCGCAATGAAGACACGAACTACCAGATCTCCTTTCCGCCCATTGATTACGTGATGCGCAGCCAGTTCCGCCGCACCGTCAGCGTGACGCATACGGTGCGCAGGCAGAAGGTGCAGAGCCAGCTCATCGGCACGCCTCCTGCGCCCCAATCCAAAATCAAGCCCAAATCACAGATGCAGCTCAAGAGGCGACCGCAGAAGGTCGAGCCCGGCGTCATCCAGGAGAGCAAAGCTGGCTTCTGACCGGCCCGAAGACGCAATCTGGCTGGATGGCCGCAATATCGGCCGCTCGGGGGGCACAGGCGTTTCCACCTATGCCCGCACCCTGGCAGACGGCCTTGCGGAACTCGGCCGCAAACCTGGCTGGCTGCTGGACCGCCTTGAGCCTTCCACCCGTTACGCCAAATCCCCCACCGTCATGCGCGCCCTGGCCGGGTGTGCGCCCCCGCTCCAGCGCCATGCTTCCCCAGGCTGGCTGGCCCGGGAGGCTGAGACAGCCGGGCAGGTGGCGGTTTGCGCGGATCTCTACCGCCTGGCGCATCTGCATTACCGCTATTACGGCCGCCTGCTGACCCTGCGCGTGCCAAACCCGCCGCGGGTCATGCATTGGACCTACCCGCTGCCCCTGCGGCTGGCGGGCAGTGTCAACATCGTCACCATTCACGATCTCATTCCCCTGACCCACCCGCAATTCTGCGGGATTTCCCGAAATCGTTTCGCCAGGCTGCTGCAGGTCCTGTGCCGGGAGATGGATGAGGTCGTGACGGTGTCAGAGACCGTCCGCGAAGAGATCGCCCGCTACCTGGCACACCCGGCCCGCAAGACCGTCAATCTTTCCCAGGGCGTGGGGTTCAGCGAGGCGGAGCGCTTCAGCTTTGCTGCAGCGCCGCAGATCGCCCCGCCCGGCGCTTTCGTGTTCTTCGGCCGGGTGGAGGGGCGCAAGAACATCGACCGCCTTCTGCAGGCCCATGCGCTGTGCGGCACGCGAACGCCCCTGGTCATTATCGGCCCTGAGGGCGAAGACCGGCCTGACTGCAGGCCGCGCGGCCCTTCAAGCCAGGTGATCCGCCTGCCCTGGAGCGCGCGCGCCTCGGTGATGCGGGCGCTCTCAGAAGCCAGGGGACTGCTGTTTCCCACCCTGGCTGAGGGCTTCGGGCTGCCGATCATCGAAGCCATGGCGTTGGGCACCCCTGTGCTGACCAGCCGCGGCGGCGTGACCGAAGAGGTGAGCGAGGGGGCAGCGCTGCTGGTGGACCCCTGTGACGTGGCGGAAATTGCTGAAGGCATCCGCCAGCTTGACGCCCTTGCAGAACAGCCCCAGGCCCTCGCGCGCTGGCAGGAACGCGGGCGGCGGCGCGCGGCCGGTTACGGCATGGAGGCGCATCGCCGGCGCCTGAAGCAGTTTTATGGCCGCTGGGTGTCTTTCGGCCCGGATCATGGGGCGTGATCCCGTTCTGGGGCTTACCTGCCTTCGATCTCGCGCAGGATGGCCTGGTACAGCCCGGCAGGCGTCAGGGTGACGGGGTGCGCTGAGTGCGGGGTGGTGACCGTTTGGCCCTTGCTGAAACGCAGCATGACATAAGGGGTGTGGCGCGCCGGCTGGGGGGCACGCGGGTCAAGCGGCGCAAGGGCCGGACGGTGATCGCCGAAAAAGACCAGCAATGCTTCCCGCCCGCTTGCCGCCAGCGCCTGGGTGAGCGTTTCCAGCAGCCTGGCGCCATTATGGGCGTGATGGTGCCAGGCCGCCCTGCCGCTTGCCTGCCCCGCGCGCCCGGCAGCCCAGGGGCCGTGATTTTCCATCGTCACCGTGTAGCAGAACACGGGCCCATCCCGGTTGATCTCTTCGGCCAGGCGTCTGCCGAGGGCCTGATCGCTGACATAAGGCCCGTTTCGATCAGCCGGGGTGAAAGCGGTCTCGCTGACCATCTCCGTGAAGCCGAGCTCAGGCATCAGCCCGATGCGGTTGTAGAAATGCAGGTTGTGCGGGTGCAGGAAGAGCCTGCGGCCGTAGAGATGGCGCAGGCGCCGGGGGAGGGCGCAGGCGCGATCCCGGGTTGCGGTGAGGAAGGGATCATAACGCCTGAACCCCAGCTCTTCCTCGCTTCTGCCGACCAGCACGCCGTATTCGCTGCGCATCGTGTAGGCCCCGAACCCGCTGACTTCCAGCTGCCCCCATTGGAGGGCCTGGCCCTGGGCGCGTGCAAGCTCGGCAAAGCCTTCCCGGGCCGGGACGATGTCAGCGGGGTCGGCAAATGATTCGCACTGCACGACCAGGACGATCTCAGGCGCTTCGGGCGCCAGGGAAGCTGGCAGGGCGCCTGCTGGGGGCGGAAGGGTCTCGTGCCGCCAGTGCCAGCTGTAGAGCAGCAGGGCCGGCAGCAGCCCGAACTGCCCGACAGTCGCGTGCAGCTCGGGCCGGGGGGCGAGCCTGCGGGCCATGGAAGGCAGGGTGAAATGCAGCACGGCAAGGCTGGCCCCCATGAGGGCTGCGCCGATCAGGCGCGGGGCAAGCGCTGGGGAAGACTGCCAGATGACCAGCAGGATCAGCCCTGCCAGGCCCGGCACCAGCAGCAGGCGCGTCGGCAGGGGGATGGCCTGCAGGTAGAAGCGCGGATAGCGGAAAAAGGCCGGGATGACGGCAAGATCGGTGAAAACGAACGGCTCGCTCAGGAGACGGTTCTTGAGGTTGGAGCCGAGGACCAGCACCAGCAGGACGACCGCGGTCAGCAGCAGGGCCAGCAGGGGCGCGCCGGTCAGCATCAGCAGCAGGCCCGACAGGGCCAGGACGGGCAGCCAGCGTGCCGGCAGTCCCGCAAGCCCGCGCAGCAGGCGAGCAGGGCGGGGGCGGCAGAAAAGATCGCAGAGTTCTCCCAGAAGAAAAGTGACGCCGAGCATCAGAAAAAGGACGGACATTTCTTTCTTCCAGTTTTTCTCCCCGGATTGTCAGACCCTGCCGCGGCAGGGGAAGCCTGCGTAGCGGAAGGCCGTACGGGATCACGACGGTTATGGCGGATGGGCCTGCCTTCTGTCACCCTGCCTGGGCGGGACGGAAAAATTAAAAAGTCTTTTCTTTCGGGCTTAACGGAAAATTGGCGTATTTCACGGCAATACCCTAACCTTGAAAGGCCATTGCTCAAGCGCCTTGAGCCTTCCTGTCATACTGCCATACTGCGTATGGAAAAGCCCTTTGTCCCGAAACAGTTGCGTGGAACTTCCATGAAATGTCTTGTCACCGGTGGCGCCGGTTTTGTCGGCAGCCATGTGGCCCTCAGCCTGCTCGATGCCGGTCATGAAGTCACAATCCTCGATGACCTGAGCACCGGCTACCGGGAAGCTGTGCCGGCCCAGGCCGATTTTCACCAGGTGGACCTGGGCGATGCGCAGGCCACCAGGAATGTGGTGGAAAGCCAGGACTGGGACGCCGTGCTGCATTTTGCCGCCCTGTCGCTGGTCGGCCATTCCATGCAGAAGCCTTATTATTATCTGGGCCGCAATACCCAGACCTCGCTCAACCTGATTGAGGCCTGCGCCACTTCGGGCGTCAAGCGTTTCGTGTTCTCCTCCACCGCCGCCCTGTTCGGGGGCGAGGACCGCACGCCGCCCATCGCCGATGACGCCGAGATCGATCCCGGCTCGCCTTACGGGGAGAGCAAGTTCTTCATCGAGCGCGCCCTGGTCTGGGCGGACCGCATTCACGGCATGCACCATGCCTGCCTGCGCTATTTCAATGCCGCCGGCGCCGATCCCCAGGGCCGCTCGGGCGAAGCGCACCAGCCTGAAACCCATCTGATCCCCCTGGCCATTGACGCGGTTCTCGGCCGCAGGCCCGGGCTGAAGCTGTTCGGCAATGATTATCCGACCCGCGACGGCACCTGCGTGCGCGATTATATCCATGTCACCGACCTTGCAGACGCCCATATCCGCGCCATCGGCCAGCTGGGGGACCGCTCGGTCACCTACAACCTGGGCAACGGGCGCGGCTTCACCAATCTCGAGGTGATCGAGAGCGTCGGCCGCGTGGCCGGCCGGCCCGTGCCCTGGGAGTGGGCGCCGCGCCGCGAGGGCGATCCCAGCGTTCTGGTCGCCGATTCGTCGCGCATCCGCCGCGAGACGGGCTGGACGCCGCGTTATGCCGAGCTGGACCAGATTGTCGAAACGGCCTTCCGCTGGCGGGAAGCGCATCCGCATGGCTTCAGCGCGCCGGCCTGAGCCAGCGGGGGATACGTGTCCATCAAGCCGCTTCTGCGCCTGCCTGAAACCCGTCCGCTGGCTGAAGGGTCCGGGCCTGGAGAAGACCTGACCCCACACCCGCCTGTTTCTCATGGGTCTGGCTCTCACGAACCTGTCTCGCTGGCGCGCATCTGGCAGGCTGGCGTAGGGGGCGCGTTCTGGGCGCCTGAGCCCGGAGGGGAAAGCCCCCTTCCGCCCATCGTGGTCTCACTGGGCGAAGACCCGGAAGGGGCGTGCGCGCTCAGCATGCAGGTTCTCCAGCTGCTCGGGCGCACCGGGGTGGAGGCTGCGGAGGTGGGGGTCGTCTTTCCCGAGCCCGGCCCCTTCGGGCATGTGGGCCTGCGTGAGGCGGCCAGCTGGCGCGGGCTTGCACAGGCCCTCAGGCGGGCGGGTGTGCGGTGTTTCGTGGCGCCCTGTGCGCCGCAGCCGCTGCTGCAGGCGGCCCGGCTCGTCCTGGCCGGCAGTGCGGAAGATCCGTTCGCCCTGTTGGGCAAGGGCGCGGGCCTGCCCGTGTGGGTCCTGCAGGAAGAGGGTCTTGCCGAGCTGGAACTGGAGGCGGCGGAGCGCATCAACGGCGCTTTCCGCTACCGCCACCCCGTGAGCGGCGCGCCCGTGCCGCCTGGCGAGATGCTGGGATACCTGCGCCATTACAGAGCTTTGCTGCAGGCCAACCGCCGGATCGGCGCGTGTTACGGCATGGCGTGGTGGAAGCGGCGGCGCATGCGCGCTTTCCTGTTTCAGGGCGCTGGTGAAGCGCCGCCGTTCCACTTCAGCGGCCGGCGTGCTCTTGAAGCTGCGCGCAGACGGGGTGGGGCGCTGGCCGTATGGGCCGCCAAAGTGACGCCGGGCCTTGAAGCGCGGGCGCTGTCGCTGGGCGTGCCCCTACTGCGCATCGAGGACGGCTTCATCCGCTCGCTGGGGCTTGGCAGCGGCTTCCTGCCGCCGTGCTCCATCGTCTGTGACGGGCGCGGCAATTATTTCGACCCGTCGCGCCCCAGCACGCTGGAGCATATTCTGGCCACTGCGGATTTCACGCCTGAGCTGCGCGGGCGTGCCGCACGGCTTGTGGAGCGGCTGAAGCGCGAGAAGGTCTCGAAATACGGTGCTGGGAGCCAGTCCAGCCAGGGGGAGGCTGGAGACCGTTTCACCGTGGACCGCGCGCGCGCCGCAGGCAAACCGGTCCTGCTGGTGCCGGGGCAGGTGGCCGATGACCTGTCGGTGCGGCTTGGCAGCGGCGAGGTCAGGGACAATCTGGCCCTGCTGAAAGCCGTGCGTGCGCAGCATCCTGAGGCCTGGATCGTCTACCGCCCCCATCCCGATGTGGAGGCAGGCCACCGCCACGGCGCCCTGGCCGACAGCGAGGTGCTGCAGCATGCAGACCAGATCGCGCGCGGCGGCACGCTGGTCGAGCTGCTGGAGCAGGTGGACGCGGTGCACACCCTGACCTCGCTGGGCGGTTTCGAGGCCTTGCTGCGGGGCCTGCCGGTCACCACATGGGGCACGCCCTTCTATGCCGGCTGGGGGCTGACCACCGACCGCGCGCCCATCCCGCCGGGCCGGGGGCGGGCGCTGACCCTGCTGGACCTTGCTGCTGCCACACTGCTGCTCTATCCCCGCTACCTGGACCCCAGGACGGAGCTGCCGTGCACCCCTGAAGTGCTGCTGGACCGCCTTGGCGAGCCTGACCTGTGGCAGCCGGGGCTTGCCATGCGGCTGCGAAAGGTTCAGGGACAGGTGAGCCGCTGGCTCGGGCGCCGCAAGGTGCGCCTTGGCAGGCGGAAGCGGCCTGGGGAGACCAGGGAAGGGGGGACACGCGCCCCTGAATTCTGCTACCATGAGGGGCGCGTTCCTGAAGGCGGACGCGACAGGGCCCGCCCGCAGGCCAGGGGCCCCCAGGAAGGGGAGGGAGCGTGAAACGCGAGAAAGCAAGTCCGGTGAATGACAATTTTACGGCGCCGTCGCTCCCGTCCTCTTCAGTTTCAGGCCCTTCAGGTCTGCCCGCGCGTGAGAAACCCGTTCTGGCGGAAGGGGAACTGCCCCCGGACTGGGACAGGGAGCTTGAGGAGGAGGGACGGCCTGTCCGGAACTTCCTGCTGCTCCAGGGGCTGATGGGCCCTTTCTTCCAGTGGATGGGCGAAGGGCTTCGCCGGCGGGGCCACGGGGTGTGGAAGGTCAATTTCAACGGCGGCGACGAGCAGTTCTGGCAACTGCCCAACGGCATTTCCTACACCGGCACGATGGAGGAATGGCCCCAGACCCTGCGCACAATCCTCAAGCAGCATGAGATCACCGATGTCCTGCTGTTTGGCGATTGCCGCCAGCAGCACCGGGTGGCCACGGCCCTGTGTGCCGAGCTGCACATTCCCGTCCATGTGTTCGAGGAAGGCTATATCCGCCCTGACTGGGTGACGCTGGAGCTGGGCGGCGTCAACGGCCATTCCACCCTGCCGCGCAATCCGGACTGGTACAGGCGCACCGCTGCCCGCCTGCCGCCCCCGCCGCCCCACATGAAGGTGCCTTCCTCCTTCCGCCGCCGCGCCTGGGAGGGGGTGGTCTATAACACGGCAACCATTCTGGGCAAGAGGCGCTATCCCCACACGCTCAACCACCGTCCCTGGCCACCATTGGTTGAAGGCGTGGGCTGGCTGCGCCGCCTGGCGCGCCGCGGCAAAGCCCGCAAGCGCAGTGCCAGGCTGCTCAAAGAGCTTCAGGGGCGGGAATACATGCTTTTTCCCCTGCAGCTCGATGCCGATGCGCAGGTGCGCCTGCACTCGCCCTTCAGTGACCTGCGCCAGGCCATCCGCCTGGTGATCGCCTCCTTTGCCAACCATGCGCCTGCCGAGCAGCTGCTGGTCATCAAGGAGCACCCTCTCGATAACGGCGTGCGCAACTGGCGGAAATACGTAGCGCGGATCGCAGCGGAATGCGGGGTTGCCGAGCGCGTCCGTTACATGGAGGTGGGCGACATCGCCCTGGTGGTGCAGGCGGCGCGCGGGCTGGTGACGATCAACAGCACCACCGGCACCCTGGCGCTGGCTTCAGGCGTGCCGGTGATCACGCTGGGCCATGCGGTCTATGACATGGCGGGCATCACCTATCAGGGATCGCTGAACACTTTCTGGAACGCCCCGCCTCCGCCTGACGAAGAGACTTTCGGCGCGTTCCGGCGCGTCCTGATCGAGCGCTGTCTGATCCCGGGCGGGTTTTTCTCCGATGCAGGGCTGAGCAAGCTGGTCAATGCCGCCCTGGTCAGGCTTGAAAAACACTGCCCCTTCACCTTCGCGGCCAAGTCGCAACGCCAGATGGCGCAGCGGGAGGCGGGCGAATGAACGCCCCCCAAGAGCCGGTCTTCATCCTGGACCTGTCGCGCCTCATGGCCCGTGCAGGCCAGGCGGTGCCGACCGGCATTGACCGCGTCGAGCTTGCCTATGCGGTGCACCTGGTCAGGCATTATCCCGAGCGCACCCGTTTCGCAGCCTACCATCCGCTCGCCGGCTGCGACCTGCTGCCGCCTTCCACCGCCCATAACCTTATCGCCACCCTGCTGGAAGGCTGGGACCGCGGGGAACGCGCAGCCCACCAGCGCGCGAAGAAACTGGCCGACCGGTTGCGCGGCGGGCTGCTGCGTCGCGGCCTGGGTGGGGGATTGTTTGGGCCGCGCCTGCCAGGCGGGGGCGCCAGGGCCAGGCGCTTGCCGGCAGGCAGCGTCTACCTGCTCGTCTCCCACCACCACCTGGGCGCGCGCAAGCCCATCCGCCGGGCGCTGAAGCGCTGGGGGGCGCGTTTCGTGCCGATGGTGCATGACCTCATCCCGCTGGAATTCCCCGAATATGCCCGCCCGCGCGAGCCGCGGCGCCATGAGGCGCGGATGAAGACGGTCGCCACGCTGGCTGAAGGCGTGATCGTGCCCTGCGAGGCGGTAGCAGCCCAGGTCAGGTCGCGCCTGGCTGCGCACAGACGGGCGCAGGTGCCGGTCTGGGTGGTGCCGCACGGCGTGCATCTGCGCGCCCACCAGCCCGATGGGAACAGGTCTCCCGAGCCTGTTGCGGTCGATAAGAGCATGGATAGCCACACTGACAGCGGGCAACGGCCTTATTTCGTCTGTCTGGGCACGCTTGAGCCGCGCAAGAACCACCTGCTGCTGCTCAATCTGTGGCGGCGGATGGCCGAGGAGGGCGGGCCCAAGATCCCGCGCCTGCTGCTGGTGGGCAAGCGCGGCTGGGAGAACGAGAACATCATCGACATGATCGAGCGTTGCCCGGCCCTGCAGGGCCATGTCGAGGAGCATTCGGACCTGTCGGACGAAGAGGTGGTCACTCTGCTGCAGGGCGCGCGCGGGTTGCTTTTTCCCTCCTTCGGGGAAGGGTACGGCCTGCCCCTGGCGGAGGCGCTGTCACTGGGCGTGCCGGTGATCTGCTCGGACCTGCCGGTCTTTCGCGAGGTGGGTCAGGAGGTACCTTGTTATCTCGACCCGCTGGACAGCCTGGGCTGGAAGGCGGCAATCGAGGATTTCAGCGCCAGGGGGCCGCTCTACCGCGCCCAGCATGAGCGGATGGGGCGCTGGCAGTCAGTGAGCTGGCCCCAGAGCGTGGCGCTGGCCCTGGAGCAGGTGGACGGCTGAACGGCGGACCCTGGTTTCAGCCTGGACGGCAGGTCTTACGGCAGGCCTTAATGGCCGCCCAGGGTGTCCTGGTAGGTTTTGCCGTTCCAGATCCATTTGTCGTCATTGTCGATCAGGATGTCATACAGCCCCTGGTGGCGCGTCGGCAGGATGGACATGCCGCCATTGACGGAATCAATCACGTTGTCCCACTTCTTGCCGTGGCGCAGGAAAACGGATGTTGCGCAGCCGGCTGAGCCGCACATGCCCGCTGACTGCAGCTGCACGAACAGCGCCATGTTCTTGTGGCCGGGCGCGAGCGGGGCGGAGGCAGTCAGGATAATGGGATGATCGTGGTGGCGGGCCGCTTCCTTGAGCTCATCAGCGCTCAGGCTGCGCGCCACGGCTTCCAGCCCGCTGCCGGGATGAGCGGTGAGCACGACCGGATGGCCAGCCGGGCGGGGCGCCTGCGGCGCTGCAGCCGGCGCTTTTGCGCGGTGCGTGGCTTTGCGGGCCAGGGCGGGGGCCGCAGGCAGCGTGCAGGCCAGCAGGAGGCCACCCAGGGCGAGGGCGGTTGGAGCGGCGTGGCTGGAGACGCGCAGCAAGCCCGCAAGCGCCGGTTTCAGGGAGAAAGGGGTCACGCGATGCGTCTCCTCACGGAAGGGGGGTGGCGCCTGCAGGAAGCAGGCCGGCTGAAAAGGGTTCGGGCCAGATAATTTATTGCCAGGTGATTTTATTCATGACGCAGGGTGACGACAAGCACATCCCGGTAGGCAGGTTGCCCAACTGCGAGGGCTTCAACCGGGGTGACGCCGTGAAAGACCCGGTGGTCATTGACCAGGGCTGCGTCCAGCGGCTCGGTCAGGGTGAAGGAGCCCAGCAGGGTTTCACGGTCCAAAGCGGTGATGCTGGTCTCGCCTTCGCGGATGTTGTGCCGCTTCACCATCAGGACGAAAACGAAATCAACCCCGTCGCGGTGCAGGCCTTCAGGGGTGGGTTTGCCGTGGCCTTCAGTATCGGCTTCGATGCGGAACTGGTGCACTTCCGCATGCCATGAGGCAGGCCGGCGCTCGGGCGGCGTGAGTTCTGTCGCCAGCGCGCCCGCCGCCTGAAGCGTGGCCTGCAGCGCGGGATGGGCGCTGATTTCAGGCAGGATGGGCGCGAACCAGCGTTCTATGTCGCCGTTGAGCGGGTTGTAGTCGCGGCTCTGGTAATGGGGCTGGGGCGGCTTGGGCTGAATGACAGGCCTGGCAGGGGCCCTGTCGTCCGGCCCGGTTTTCGGGAGGCAGGGGATAGAATAGGTGGCGTAGCGGCGGCGGCGGTAATGGCCGCCATCGGCCATGTAGCGGTCCAGCCCGAGATGGTTCCAGCTTTCAGCGAAGCCGGCCCAGTCCTTAAGTCCGAAGCCCTCGAGGAATTTCCGGTTCAGCTTTGCCGGGACAAAGGCGAACCCCTCTTTCTGCAGGGGGGTGAGGAGGTCGGCAGGCACGGGCGCAGGGGACATGACACACTTACCACTTGTCCTGAAGGCGGAACCTGCCGGAGGGGCAG is a genomic window containing:
- a CDS encoding mannose-1-phosphate guanylyltransferase/mannose-6-phosphate isomerase yields the protein MIAAHSSSAVSPVVPVILSGGVGTRLWPVSRESFPKQFWPLLSEKTLLQETALRSHKAGLEAPLVVCNEEHRFVVAEQLQDVGITERRIVLEPMARNSAPAIAAAAFLVAEKDPEAVLWVMAADAAIKDQEKLEAALEKAVTVARDGHVATFGMKPTRPETGYGYIERGEELAGVPGSYRVSHFHEKPESAVAAELWQRPEYYWNSGMFVVRADVFLQELKAHAPEIYTAVEKAVAGQKRERDFIRLDGEAFAASPEISVDHAIAERTSRAAVVPGDFGWSDVGSWDAVWELQDKDAQGNVATGNAYLEDTKNCYVRSDGIVTTLTGVEDLVVVVTTDAVMISHRDRAQDVKKIVKHLKAEGLPEATRHRRMYRPWGFYEGLIAGERFQVKRIVVHPGGKLSLQKHFHRAEHWVVVEGTALVQRDEEELLLRENESVYLPLGSVHRLENPGRIPLSLIEVQSGPYLGEDDIVRFDDIYSR
- a CDS encoding sterol desaturase family protein; translated protein: MTRFAPGGRKYRTDPPIRIFQNRFLESFTLTPFRVFFACWLVILCLAFWLAGTQALSWPSLVLWSVVGFLIWFPCEYVVHRYPFHWQPNHPALSRLVYVIHGNHHIQPNHPLRTLMPVVVSLPIGLGLLALFTALIGSARGCSLWAGFLLGYVVYDTVHYACHNWPMRRGIARWVRRHHMLHHYRNEDTNYQISFPPIDYVMRSQFRRTVSVTHTVRRQKVQSQLIGTPPAPQSKIKPKSQMQLKRRPQKVEPGVIQESKAGF
- a CDS encoding glycosyltransferase family 4 protein, with product MRALAGCAPPLQRHASPGWLAREAETAGQVAVCADLYRLAHLHYRYYGRLLTLRVPNPPRVMHWTYPLPLRLAGSVNIVTIHDLIPLTHPQFCGISRNRFARLLQVLCREMDEVVTVSETVREEIARYLAHPARKTVNLSQGVGFSEAERFSFAAAPQIAPPGAFVFFGRVEGRKNIDRLLQAHALCGTRTPLVIIGPEGEDRPDCRPRGPSSQVIRLPWSARASVMRALSEARGLLFPTLAEGFGLPIIEAMALGTPVLTSRGGVTEEVSEGAALLVDPCDVAEIAEGIRQLDALAEQPQALARWQERGRRRAAGYGMEAHRRRLKQFYGRWVSFGPDHGA
- a CDS encoding LTA synthase family protein, which gives rise to MSVLFLMLGVTFLLGELCDLFCRPRPARLLRGLAGLPARWLPVLALSGLLLMLTGAPLLALLLTAVVLLVLVLGSNLKNRLLSEPFVFTDLAVIPAFFRYPRFYLQAIPLPTRLLLVPGLAGLILLVIWQSSPALAPRLIGAALMGASLAVLHFTLPSMARRLAPRPELHATVGQFGLLPALLLYSWHWRHETLPPPAGALPASLAPEAPEIVLVVQCESFADPADIVPAREGFAELARAQGQALQWGQLEVSGFGAYTMRSEYGVLVGRSEEELGFRRYDPFLTATRDRACALPRRLRHLYGRRLFLHPHNLHFYNRIGLMPELGFTEMVSETAFTPADRNGPYVSDQALGRRLAEEINRDGPVFCYTVTMENHGPWAAGRAGQASGRAAWHHHAHNGARLLETLTQALAASGREALLVFFGDHRPALAPLDPRAPQPARHTPYVMLRFSKGQTVTTPHSAHPVTLTPAGLYQAILREIEGR
- the galE gene encoding UDP-glucose 4-epimerase GalE, giving the protein MKCLVTGGAGFVGSHVALSLLDAGHEVTILDDLSTGYREAVPAQADFHQVDLGDAQATRNVVESQDWDAVLHFAALSLVGHSMQKPYYYLGRNTQTSLNLIEACATSGVKRFVFSSTAALFGGEDRTPPIADDAEIDPGSPYGESKFFIERALVWADRIHGMHHACLRYFNAAGADPQGRSGEAHQPETHLIPLAIDAVLGRRPGLKLFGNDYPTRDGTCVRDYIHVTDLADAHIRAIGQLGDRSVTYNLGNGRGFTNLEVIESVGRVAGRPVPWEWAPRREGDPSVLVADSSRIRRETGWTPRYAELDQIVETAFRWREAHPHGFSAPA